A genomic segment from Lignipirellula cremea encodes:
- a CDS encoding DUF502 domain-containing protein, translating into MDETDPTPALRKHTHPFRRALLRGLGVVLPPLLTVVFFIWVWSVIETNVLTPMEDLSRQVVVWCLPAPLASRPADASGSGENEAFVWQDRVYVRLAGRKRWIPKQIRDTVDHSDHAETSFRAIDSPSASDYYWQYAKIQYLQRTLTIPIFLLVFLLSLYLVGKLLAAGVGRILWNYFERLINQLPIIRNVYSSVKQVTDFVFSESEVEFNRVVAVEYPRKGIWSIGFVTGESMLAIREAAQEPVLTILMPTSPMPATGFTITVLRGEAVDLDLTIDQAVQFIVSCGVVVPPHQQYSPELVRKEIAAAIAARERE; encoded by the coding sequence ATGGACGAAACTGATCCGACGCCTGCCCTCCGAAAACATACGCACCCCTTTCGGCGCGCGTTGCTGCGCGGCCTGGGAGTGGTGCTGCCGCCCCTGTTGACGGTCGTGTTTTTCATCTGGGTCTGGAGCGTTATTGAAACGAACGTCTTGACGCCGATGGAAGACCTTAGCCGCCAGGTCGTGGTCTGGTGTTTGCCGGCGCCGCTGGCTTCGCGTCCGGCCGACGCTTCCGGATCGGGTGAGAACGAAGCTTTCGTCTGGCAGGATCGCGTCTATGTGCGGCTGGCCGGCCGCAAACGCTGGATTCCGAAGCAGATCCGGGATACGGTCGATCATTCCGACCATGCGGAAACCTCTTTCCGGGCGATCGATTCCCCCTCCGCCAGCGACTACTACTGGCAATACGCCAAGATCCAGTACCTGCAGCGCACCCTGACGATTCCCATTTTTCTGCTGGTGTTTCTGCTGTCGCTGTATCTGGTGGGCAAGCTGCTGGCGGCGGGAGTCGGCCGTATTCTCTGGAATTATTTTGAGCGGCTGATTAACCAGCTGCCCATTATCCGGAATGTCTATTCCTCAGTAAAACAGGTCACCGACTTTGTGTTCAGCGAAAGCGAAGTCGAATTCAACCGTGTGGTGGCGGTCGAATATCCCCGCAAAGGGATCTGGTCGATTGGCTTTGTTACGGGCGAAAGCATGCTCGCCATTCGCGAAGCAGCCCAGGAGCCCGTGTTGACCATTTTGATGCCCACCTCGCCGATGCCGGCCACCGGTTTTACAATCACCGTTTTGCGGGGCGAGGCGGTCGATCTGGATCTCACGATCGATCAGGCGGTGCAGTTCATTGTGAGCTGCGGCGTGGTGGTGCCTCCCCATCAACAGTATTCGCCCGAATTGGTGCGCAAAGAGATCGCCGCCGCCATTGCAGCCCGGGAGCGCGAATAA
- a CDS encoding flavin-containing monooxygenase, with protein MTDFTNKYCIIGAGASGITAAKNFSQRNLDFDCFEREDDVGGNWYYGKPCSSVSASTHLISSKRMTEYVDFPMPEDYPEFPSHQQACAYLRSYAQAFGLYPRITFSTAVEKVERVNKHWRVTLGDGSPPRDYGGLVIANGHHWDPSWPEIPGSFAGESLHSSQYKTPDQVRDRRVLIVGAGNSGCDIAVDAMHHAKSVHLSMRRGYYFFPKFLYGRPIDTCGEFLHRWKFPAIVRRWITRYGLRITLGPVERYGLPRPDHQPYQSHPILNSLLPYYAAHGRLQIRPDVDRLSGDRVRFVDGQEEPFDMVIYATGFRVSFPFIDKALLNDQGEGPSLGMYIFHPQYDNLFVVGLIQPDSGLWGLADYQSQVIASTLVARRLAPEKAARIAEAASRQSPPAGKWLGSQRHRYEVEHFAYRQQLQRTLRMLGSTASEKLPCSTIPAPTPVTSSNLHGI; from the coding sequence ATGACCGATTTCACCAATAAATACTGCATTATCGGCGCCGGAGCCAGCGGCATCACGGCGGCCAAGAACTTCTCCCAGCGCAACCTCGACTTCGATTGCTTTGAGCGCGAGGACGATGTCGGCGGCAACTGGTACTACGGCAAGCCCTGCAGCAGCGTCAGCGCGTCGACGCATCTGATTTCGTCCAAACGGATGACCGAGTACGTCGACTTCCCCATGCCGGAGGACTACCCGGAATTCCCCAGCCACCAGCAGGCCTGCGCCTATCTGCGCTCCTATGCCCAGGCCTTCGGACTTTACCCGCGCATAACCTTTTCTACGGCCGTGGAGAAAGTCGAACGGGTCAACAAGCACTGGAGGGTGACCCTCGGCGATGGCTCTCCGCCGCGGGATTACGGCGGCCTGGTGATCGCCAATGGACATCACTGGGATCCGTCCTGGCCCGAGATCCCCGGCTCCTTTGCGGGCGAATCGCTGCATTCCTCGCAATATAAAACGCCGGACCAGGTGCGCGACCGCCGCGTGCTGATCGTGGGCGCCGGCAATTCCGGCTGCGATATTGCCGTCGACGCCATGCACCATGCAAAAAGCGTGCACCTGAGCATGCGCCGCGGGTATTACTTTTTTCCCAAATTTTTATACGGACGCCCCATCGATACGTGCGGCGAATTCCTGCATCGCTGGAAGTTCCCCGCCATCGTCCGGCGGTGGATCACCCGCTATGGCTTGCGCATCACCCTGGGCCCCGTGGAGCGATACGGACTGCCTCGTCCCGATCACCAGCCCTACCAAAGCCACCCGATCCTGAACAGCCTGCTCCCTTACTATGCCGCGCACGGACGCCTGCAGATCCGCCCCGATGTGGACCGACTCAGCGGCGACAGGGTGCGTTTCGTCGACGGGCAGGAAGAACCGTTCGACATGGTGATTTACGCGACGGGCTTTCGGGTCAGCTTTCCCTTCATCGACAAGGCATTGCTGAACGATCAGGGGGAAGGGCCCAGTCTGGGGATGTATATATTCCATCCGCAATACGACAATCTGTTTGTCGTGGGGCTGATCCAGCCCGACAGTGGGCTCTGGGGGCTGGCCGATTACCAGTCGCAGGTCATTGCCTCGACCCTGGTGGCGCGGCGTCTGGCGCCTGAAAAAGCGGCCCGCATCGCGGAAGCGGCTTCCCGTCAGTCGCCGCCGGCGGGAAAGTGGCTGGGCTCGCAGCGACATCGTTACGAAGTTGAGCATTTTGCCTACCGCCAGCAACTCCAGCGTACGCTAAGAATGTTGGGTTCTACCGCCAGCGAGAAACTACCCTGCTCCACGATTCCCGCTCCGACCCCTGTAACTTCGAGCAACCTGCATGGAATCTGA
- a CDS encoding SMP-30/gluconolactonase/LRE family protein: MLKPLAIGVLLLSLCGSLQAGEPVAEIGKLGEVRQLHTDLMFTEGPTSDAKGNVYFTDIPADRIYKIDAAGELSVFVEPAQHANGLMLIKGQLFACEMDGQIVKYDVASRKRTVICPGYDDKRFNAPNDLVVDQHGGVYFTDPHFRAPDPMPQDKLAVYYLSAEGETTRLADDLKAPNGVILSPDEKTLYVVPSLQKQMMAYPVEGPGKLGEGRVFCELKQAEGVDNTGGDGLTIDSKGNLYITSRLGLQVFSPEGKLLGIIELPEQPSNAVFGGKGNSTLFVTARKSVYAIDTHAKGHRFPGPKAAK, translated from the coding sequence ATGCTGAAGCCTCTTGCCATTGGCGTCCTATTGCTGAGTTTGTGCGGATCCCTGCAGGCGGGCGAGCCCGTCGCGGAGATCGGCAAGCTGGGAGAAGTTCGCCAGCTGCACACCGATTTGATGTTCACCGAAGGCCCCACGTCCGACGCCAAGGGGAATGTGTACTTCACCGATATCCCGGCCGACCGCATCTACAAGATCGACGCCGCGGGCGAGCTGTCCGTTTTTGTGGAGCCGGCCCAGCATGCGAACGGGCTGATGCTGATCAAAGGTCAGTTATTCGCCTGCGAGATGGACGGCCAGATCGTCAAGTACGACGTGGCCTCCAGGAAACGCACGGTGATCTGCCCTGGCTACGACGACAAACGATTTAATGCTCCCAACGACCTGGTCGTCGACCAGCACGGCGGGGTCTACTTTACCGACCCGCATTTCCGCGCTCCGGATCCGATGCCGCAGGACAAGCTGGCCGTTTACTATCTGTCGGCCGAAGGGGAAACCACGCGTCTGGCCGACGATCTGAAAGCTCCCAACGGCGTGATCCTGTCGCCCGATGAAAAAACGCTGTATGTGGTTCCCAGCCTGCAGAAGCAGATGATGGCGTACCCCGTCGAAGGCCCCGGCAAACTGGGAGAGGGCCGCGTGTTTTGTGAACTGAAGCAGGCCGAAGGGGTCGACAACACAGGCGGCGACGGACTCACGATCGACAGCAAAGGGAACCTGTACATCACTTCCCGCCTGGGCCTGCAGGTGTTCTCGCCCGAGGGGAAACTGCTTGGGATTATTGAACTGCCGGAGCAGCCTTCTAACGCAGTGTTCGGCGGCAAGGGGAACAGCACGCTCTTTGTGACGGCCCGCAAATCGGTGTATGCGATCGACACCCACGCCAAGGGACATCGTTTCCCCGGCCCCAAAGCGGCCAAATAG
- a CDS encoding ComF family protein, whose translation MANVPRQVRQGAAALLSLLFPPVCTCCAAEMATPGDGILLCNACRLQLMDDAPQCRRCAAPVPVVSPAGDCPLCRRGKLHFDGAVALGVYRGELRLAMLRIKHWTETPLAIQLGKLTGGKAASVFAGRAFDLAAPMPMHWQRRAIRGCNPAESLAESAASRLGIPLAPSLLHFRRTTEKQNILPPSRRFSNVRRALGASLNYDLQNAQVLLVDDTMTTGATASEAARALKQAGAAGVYVAVVSRGIGWR comes from the coding sequence TTGGCAAACGTCCCGCGCCAGGTTCGCCAAGGCGCCGCGGCGCTCTTGTCGTTGCTGTTTCCACCGGTTTGCACCTGTTGTGCGGCGGAAATGGCAACGCCGGGCGACGGCATCCTGCTGTGTAACGCCTGCCGGCTCCAATTGATGGACGACGCTCCCCAGTGTCGCCGGTGCGCGGCGCCTGTCCCGGTCGTTTCCCCCGCTGGCGACTGCCCGCTATGTCGTCGGGGCAAACTGCATTTCGATGGAGCCGTAGCGCTGGGCGTCTACCGTGGGGAGTTGCGGCTGGCCATGTTACGCATCAAGCACTGGACGGAAACGCCCTTAGCGATTCAACTGGGAAAGCTGACGGGCGGCAAAGCGGCCAGCGTATTTGCAGGCCGGGCTTTTGACCTGGCGGCCCCGATGCCGATGCATTGGCAGCGGCGGGCGATTCGCGGTTGCAATCCGGCCGAATCTCTGGCGGAATCGGCGGCTTCCCGGCTGGGGATTCCGCTTGCCCCGTCTTTGTTGCATTTTCGGCGAACAACGGAAAAACAGAATATACTTCCCCCTTCTCGACGATTTTCCAATGTTCGGCGGGCCCTTGGCGCCTCGTTGAACTACGATTTACAAAACGCCCAGGTGCTCCTGGTCGATGACACGATGACGACGGGCGCAACCGCCAGTGAAGCCGCCCGAGCGCTCAAGCAGGCGGGAGCCGCCGGGGTTTATGTGGCGGTTGTATCCCGTGGAATTGGCTGGCGGTAG
- a CDS encoding alpha/beta hydrolase: protein MNVRMLLTFSLLLAVATPVLAEPDSPQTKQAPRKAPRRGNDDDMWVAEFDPAVLPEGVSHHTYFSEAMQKKIGYCIYLPPGYATDSDQRYPVIYHLHGAGGNEVRTLYNATVLHEGITAGRWPEMIMVFPNGGRATMYQDSADGRYLAETTVIKELLPHIDATYRTVAARQGRCIEGFSMGGRGSTHLAMKFPELFCSLFNQAGNVYPTSQMVGPDYEGIWPTYYLGDKIERLRENDSFYLLEQNLAKIKGEMRIQVACGTQDPTHLPTVRDYHQALVQHEVDHTYFELEGLGHNQKQMVERLKAVWFDYHVESLRRAAEAQR, encoded by the coding sequence ATGAATGTTCGCATGCTACTGACCTTTTCTCTCCTGCTCGCCGTGGCGACGCCTGTGCTGGCCGAACCTGATTCCCCCCAGACAAAGCAGGCGCCGCGCAAGGCGCCCCGACGCGGCAACGATGACGACATGTGGGTGGCTGAGTTCGATCCGGCCGTTTTGCCCGAAGGCGTTTCGCACCATACCTACTTCAGCGAGGCGATGCAGAAAAAGATCGGCTACTGCATTTACCTGCCGCCCGGCTATGCGACCGATTCGGATCAGCGCTATCCGGTGATTTACCATCTGCACGGGGCCGGCGGGAACGAAGTGCGTACGCTCTATAACGCGACCGTGCTGCATGAGGGGATCACCGCCGGACGCTGGCCGGAAATGATCATGGTGTTTCCCAACGGCGGCAGGGCGACCATGTACCAGGACTCGGCCGACGGGCGGTATCTGGCGGAGACAACCGTCATTAAAGAGCTGCTGCCCCACATCGACGCGACCTATCGCACCGTGGCCGCCCGGCAGGGTCGCTGCATTGAAGGATTTTCCATGGGCGGACGCGGCTCAACCCATCTGGCGATGAAGTTTCCCGAACTGTTCTGCTCGCTGTTTAACCAGGCCGGGAACGTCTATCCCACCTCCCAGATGGTCGGCCCTGATTACGAAGGGATCTGGCCGACGTACTACCTGGGCGACAAGATCGAACGACTCCGCGAGAACGATTCGTTTTATCTGCTGGAACAGAACCTGGCGAAGATCAAAGGGGAAATGCGGATCCAGGTCGCTTGCGGCACGCAGGACCCGACCCATCTGCCGACCGTGCGCGACTATCACCAGGCCCTGGTCCAGCACGAGGTGGACCACACCTACTTCGAACTGGAGGGGCTGGGCCACAACCAGAAGCAGATGGTCGAAAGGCTCAAAGCCGTCTGGTTCGACTACCATGTGGAATCGCTGCGCCGCGCCGCCGAGGCGCAGCGGTAG
- the hemC gene encoding hydroxymethylbilane synthase, translated as MENTPQSAARPLRLGTRRSALARWQADWVAEQLRQAGVLVELEYITTEGDVKSGPLGQIGGQGLFTKVIQQALLDDRIDLAVHSLKDLPTETVAGLQLAASPEREAPGDALLSNIAASIDDLPQGARIGTGSMRRKAQLLHRRPDLQVSDIRGNLDTRIKKLDDGEFDAIILAVSGLTRMGWQDRIAQVIPLEVMLPAVGQGALGLEIRQGDDWSHQRVAPLSDVAAMQAVTAERSLLAALRGGCLAPVGAYAQVADGQVSLQACVLSGDGSQRVAAAAVGPAEQAALIGEQVAGELLSQGAAALIASARSN; from the coding sequence ATGGAAAACACACCGCAATCCGCCGCGCGGCCGCTCCGCCTGGGAACCCGCCGTAGCGCCCTGGCCCGCTGGCAGGCCGACTGGGTCGCCGAGCAATTACGCCAGGCCGGCGTCCTCGTCGAGCTGGAGTACATCACCACCGAAGGCGATGTGAAGTCCGGCCCGCTGGGACAGATTGGCGGGCAAGGGTTGTTCACCAAGGTCATCCAGCAAGCCCTGCTCGACGACCGCATCGACCTCGCCGTGCATAGCCTGAAAGACCTGCCGACAGAAACCGTCGCCGGCCTGCAGCTGGCTGCTTCGCCGGAACGGGAGGCGCCGGGCGATGCGCTTCTGTCCAACATTGCCGCCTCGATCGACGACCTGCCGCAAGGCGCTCGCATCGGCACGGGCAGTATGCGACGCAAAGCGCAGCTGCTGCACCGGCGACCCGATCTGCAGGTCAGCGATATCCGCGGGAATCTTGATACACGGATCAAAAAGCTCGACGACGGCGAATTTGATGCGATCATTCTCGCCGTGTCAGGACTGACACGCATGGGCTGGCAGGACCGCATTGCCCAGGTCATTCCGCTGGAAGTCATGCTGCCGGCCGTCGGCCAGGGGGCGCTTGGGCTGGAGATTCGCCAGGGTGACGACTGGTCGCACCAGCGCGTGGCCCCTTTGAGCGATGTCGCCGCCATGCAGGCCGTCACGGCCGAACGCTCGCTGCTGGCCGCGCTTCGTGGCGGCTGTCTGGCTCCGGTGGGCGCTTACGCCCAGGTTGCTGACGGCCAGGTGAGCCTGCAGGCTTGCGTGCTTTCCGGCGACGGTTCCCAGCGCGTTGCGGCCGCCGCGGTGGGACCGGCCGAACAGGCCGCGCTCATTGGCGAGCAGGTTGCCGGCGAGTTGTTGTCCCAGGGCGCCGCCGCCCTGATTGCCTCCGCCCGGTCAAACTGA
- a CDS encoding GntP family permease: MHPLFILSIAIAIVLIGILAFRLHAFLALLLAALTVALLTPTKIDTPKLEKSAVSFDVIVAAGGQLEFRLQLSPSQAAIDERFYVVRPQGKGEPLHLGELKIVRFEKTKEPASDSPDGEPNAVDADKVDDAASEDTVEPAAGTAIAVWVGAAVPVQEGDLALRPYDLMESRISAPAVVAKGFGDTCRSIGLLIAMASIIGKCLLDSGAADRVVRTALRLVGQKLAPAAFVASGFLLGIPVFFDTVFYLMIPLGKAMRMRTGENYLLYILTIVAGGTMAHSLVPPTPGPLLVAEELGVNLLTMILMGCLVGTFSAGCGYLFACWINRRMVIPLRESPDMTLAEMKQLAHTDESQLPPFWLAILPIVLPVLFIAIGTAMDSYLDQTTVPPSWAIAIQPTVSLLGDKNIALLIATAIALVMLAWTRWTSLVDLTQAVQAALASGGVIILITGAGGAFGLAVRESGVTEEIQYLTSNLPGYLILPVAFFITTLIRTAQGSATVAMITAVSVLANLAKPGVLDFHPVYLAMAIGCGSKPVAWMADSGFWVICKMSGMTEAEGLKTVSPLSVVMGVSGLLVTMALAALFPMQG, from the coding sequence GTGCATCCCTTGTTCATACTATCGATCGCCATTGCGATCGTACTGATCGGCATTCTTGCGTTCCGACTGCATGCCTTTCTGGCTTTGCTCCTGGCCGCCCTGACCGTGGCTCTGTTGACGCCGACAAAAATCGATACTCCAAAACTGGAAAAATCGGCAGTTTCCTTCGACGTGATCGTCGCCGCTGGCGGACAGCTGGAATTCCGGCTGCAGCTGTCCCCCAGCCAGGCCGCCATCGACGAACGCTTCTACGTGGTCCGTCCCCAGGGGAAAGGGGAGCCGCTCCACCTGGGCGAGCTGAAAATCGTCCGCTTCGAAAAAACAAAGGAACCCGCCAGCGACTCCCCTGATGGCGAACCCAACGCCGTCGACGCGGATAAAGTCGACGATGCCGCCAGCGAAGACACGGTCGAACCGGCCGCCGGCACTGCCATTGCGGTCTGGGTCGGCGCGGCGGTGCCGGTGCAGGAAGGCGATCTGGCCCTGCGGCCTTATGATCTGATGGAAAGCCGTATTTCGGCGCCGGCCGTAGTGGCAAAAGGATTTGGCGATACATGCCGTAGTATTGGCCTGCTGATCGCCATGGCCTCGATCATTGGCAAATGCCTGCTCGACAGCGGGGCGGCCGACCGCGTGGTCCGCACCGCCCTGCGACTGGTCGGCCAAAAACTGGCGCCGGCCGCCTTTGTGGCCAGCGGTTTCCTGCTGGGCATACCGGTCTTTTTTGACACTGTCTTTTATTTGATGATCCCGCTGGGCAAAGCGATGCGGATGCGGACCGGTGAGAATTACCTGCTCTACATTCTGACGATCGTCGCCGGCGGAACCATGGCGCACTCGCTGGTTCCACCGACGCCTGGGCCATTGCTGGTCGCCGAAGAACTGGGCGTCAACCTGCTGACGATGATCCTGATGGGCTGCCTCGTCGGGACTTTCTCCGCCGGCTGCGGCTATCTGTTCGCCTGCTGGATCAACCGCCGCATGGTCATTCCCCTGAGGGAATCGCCCGACATGACCCTGGCTGAAATGAAGCAGTTGGCGCATACTGACGAGTCACAGCTGCCGCCTTTTTGGCTAGCCATTTTGCCCATTGTGCTCCCCGTTCTGTTCATTGCGATCGGCACGGCGATGGACAGCTACCTGGACCAGACGACCGTTCCGCCGTCCTGGGCCATTGCCATCCAGCCGACCGTCAGCCTGCTGGGCGACAAAAATATCGCCCTGCTGATCGCGACGGCGATTGCCTTGGTGATGCTGGCCTGGACCCGATGGACCAGTTTGGTCGACTTGACCCAGGCGGTCCAGGCGGCGCTCGCCAGCGGCGGCGTGATCATTTTGATCACCGGCGCCGGGGGAGCATTCGGGCTGGCGGTCCGCGAGTCGGGCGTCACAGAGGAAATCCAATATTTGACGTCCAATTTGCCTGGCTACCTGATCCTACCGGTGGCGTTTTTCATAACCACCCTGATCCGCACCGCCCAGGGATCGGCGACCGTCGCCATGATCACCGCCGTGAGCGTGCTGGCCAATCTGGCGAAGCCCGGCGTGCTGGACTTCCATCCTGTTTATCTGGCGATGGCGATCGGTTGCGGTTCCAAGCCGGTGGCCTGGATGGCGGATAGCGGTTTCTGGGTGATTTGTAAAATGAGTGGCATGACCGAAGCCGAAGGACTGAAGACCGTTTCGCCGTTGAGCGTGGTCATGGGGGTCAGCGGACTGCTGGTGACCATGGCGCTGGCGGCCCTGTTTCCCATGCAGGGCTAA
- a CDS encoding amylo-alpha-1,6-glucosidase — MPKPNLFDPHEYRELTFEDQALLHRGYHKAIEALRRNITPMGFSACSLADNSVSGTDVNYRSVWARDGAKTVIWTLDLDDEDIRACQAQTLRTILGHQAPAGQLPAHVLIDTDEPEYGGVGGITAIDGALWILIAVWRYSTHTGDYSILDEHADVIHRAIQWLGSLDSNNCGLLEIPEAGDWTDLYARSYHVLYDEVLWHRCLICYSQILGRQGNTEQQADYAKWAEHVGSTILKKFWPSTAVDHTGVGPSFAEVQYKLGDSRYLVAQISPFGYSWRCDVYGNLLAYLTNLVSDERAKLTFQFLWGIGVNEPGPVKNTYPPIHAGDPEWRDYFTVNLLNLPNHYHNGGIWPFIGGLWVRYINKLGHRELARRELVKLAQLCSHGSNFEWEFNEWHHGVTGRPMGKAFQAWSAASFIKACHALHLDPESMEHQE; from the coding sequence GTGCCCAAGCCCAACCTATTTGACCCGCACGAGTATCGTGAGTTGACCTTTGAAGACCAGGCGCTGTTGCACCGTGGTTATCACAAGGCGATTGAAGCCCTGCGGCGGAACATTACCCCGATGGGTTTTTCGGCCTGCTCGCTGGCGGACAATTCCGTTTCAGGGACCGATGTCAACTATCGCTCGGTCTGGGCGCGCGACGGCGCCAAAACAGTCATCTGGACGCTCGACCTCGACGACGAGGATATCCGCGCCTGCCAGGCCCAGACGCTGCGCACCATTCTCGGACACCAGGCCCCGGCCGGCCAGTTGCCGGCCCATGTGCTGATCGATACCGATGAGCCGGAGTACGGCGGCGTCGGCGGCATCACGGCGATCGATGGCGCCCTGTGGATTCTGATCGCCGTGTGGCGGTACTCGACCCACACCGGCGACTATTCCATTCTCGATGAGCACGCGGATGTGATCCATCGCGCTATCCAGTGGCTCGGCTCGCTCGATTCCAATAACTGCGGCCTGCTGGAAATTCCCGAAGCGGGCGACTGGACCGATCTGTACGCCCGCAGCTATCACGTGCTGTACGACGAAGTCCTGTGGCACCGCTGCCTGATCTGCTACAGCCAGATTCTCGGTCGCCAGGGGAACACCGAACAGCAGGCCGACTATGCAAAATGGGCCGAGCATGTCGGCAGCACCATCTTGAAAAAGTTCTGGCCCTCCACCGCCGTCGATCACACCGGCGTGGGACCCAGCTTTGCCGAAGTGCAGTACAAGCTGGGCGATTCACGCTACCTGGTCGCGCAGATCTCGCCGTTTGGCTACAGTTGGCGCTGCGATGTCTACGGCAACCTGCTGGCCTATCTGACAAACCTGGTCAGTGACGAACGGGCCAAACTGACCTTTCAGTTTCTGTGGGGCATCGGCGTCAATGAACCCGGGCCGGTCAAGAACACCTATCCGCCCATCCACGCTGGCGATCCCGAGTGGCGGGACTACTTCACCGTGAACCTGCTCAATCTGCCCAACCACTACCACAACGGCGGCATCTGGCCGTTCATTGGCGGGCTGTGGGTGCGCTACATTAACAAGCTGGGACACCGGGAACTGGCCCGGCGGGAACTCGTCAAGCTGGCCCAGCTTTGCTCGCATGGATCAAACTTCGAGTGGGAATTTAACGAGTGGCATCATGGCGTGACGGGCCGTCCCATGGGGAAAGCATTTCAGGCCTGGAGTGCGGCCAGCTTCATCAAAGCCTGCCACGCTCTGCACCTCGATCCCGAATCGATGGAACACCAGGAATAG